A portion of the Algisphaera agarilytica genome contains these proteins:
- a CDS encoding Kelch repeat-containing protein, which produces MSGERDTPRPTTPAPHAALDPALGGLTRRRMRRDQRQAKPSPASTLQSLEPRLLLAGDVVYALNAGGIAFTDANGVAWVNDTTFTNEAAADSQPYTSTDTINLTDASVPANTDEQIFQSERWDNDAGAEMLYSLAVDNGEYEIGLYFADIYSGTQGVGQRVFDVQLEGNTVLDDYDIFADVGGYTGVVKTFNVEVLDGTLNIEFIHEVENPAVKAILVRTVGDPTPDPIAPVLDLNGAEAGTEASATFTGGLPVNATAADALLTDADSATLTSLTVTLGNTPDGGAEFLLASTVGTGLTSTYDFGSRTLSIAGSGSVADYQTALRTVAYFNTATNPDTTPRTLTFVANDGAVSSTPATATIDFDLPAPDPVAPELDLNGSDSGVNTTATFSVGQGPVSIVPAEATLTDADSSTLSSLTVTLDSIPDGADESLAADTTGTALSATYTAGTGVLSITGTASVADYQAVLRTVTYDNAAAEPNPLTRTAVFVANDGVMTSSSASSIVLIQPPDGEPGQLVYAINAGGSALTDPNGIDWSTDQGFTNDLAAISYGYITGSSIDLSDPSVPTNTTDQIFKSERWDFIGGDEMSFDLNVDNGSYQVDLYFADIYSGTQGVGLRVFDVQLEGVTVLDDYDIFADVGGYAGVVKSFDIAVVDGVIDIDFLRGVENPAIKGIVVRTAEPIVPDPIAPVLDLDAVAGGTGYTAEFLAGDGPVNIAAADATLSDADSAVIESITVVLASTPDGASERLDADVTGTGISKAFAGGTLSLTGVATVAEYQAVLRTVTYDNLASEPDLTPRTVNFVANDGQLDSNTASATVNLTPNNQPQPGTLVSNVISTLDFNNAQTGVVERITVTLTHPGDAIDDPVVVTGTNITGINAADFGDLFASTYGSSVTMNPGESIDLTFYVLPGSTGAKFASVEILHSGTNTLSFGLEANAVDPVAVGFGTTTVNGLDATSPTTLQWGPDNRLYVGTLDGLIHAYTITRNGANDYAVTDSETITLVQEIPNHEDDGTLNPSVDTRLITGIKVVGTASDPVIYVTSSDPRLTNGTNSSIDTNSGIVSKLTQNPDDSWSKVDLVRGLPRSTVDHAPHGLQLIEDSNTLLVAVGGLTNAGAPAEFFGNLPEYALSAAILSLDLDAIEALPTQTDANGQQFKHNLPTLDDEDRATNNDANDPFGGNAGKNQAILEENGLVDIFASGLRNPYDFVFTQFGQVYVADNGPNSSIGDVPILDPNGLPTNQPNPGGTTAMDALHLVTEGSYSGHPNPTRANTNNTFNPTNPQSPVYNGYTEAFDYQENGSDGALALFDTSTNGIVEYTASGFDGALNGDLLTVSIDGKLTRLKLSPDGTTVISSEVLFNSVGNYPLDVTAVGDGHPFAGTIWVADLFGGTQETIRVYEPDAGSGQGTPDDLDGDGYSNDDEIDNGTNPNSAGDTPPDNDTDFVSDLNDPDDDNDTIDDVNDPFQVDDTNGNNTDAPYLLSFDNDDLNRGGLLDLGFTGVMANGSTSYLDQFDFANLTAGSAAGVLTIDAVDAGTALGNANTQNNAFQFGINLNADSSPVTIQTNINSVFDNATPVAGQRAGLYFGTGDQDNYIAVFIEGDGTINTVTEVNGVATLGTPVNVGNNFTNLNLYLTVDPDTLTVQAAYSYGTGAITDIPGTLAFPASWLTATTAPAVGVIATTGGAEAYSVTYDFIRVDPATIDDGQAPFNNTPHLANQRVEAEHFDLGGNGIAYLDLTAFNEGPANTRPGEFVDIEPTTDTDGGVNVGWIEAGEWLEYTFDLENAGTYSADFRVAMESGTGSTFHLEINGQNISGPIDLPVTGGWQNWQTVTANDLQLEAGPMVLRVVFDTPSLGRFVGNLNWLQLNYEAPSEGNPPTVNAGVDAAFAGPSGTAALDGTVTDDSTNNVPLRTYWNLVTGPAAVTFDDPYAVDTNANFTAPGVYILRLSADNGIGGVISDDIRVTVNPQNSGIVYELDVLNEADSSTLGTLATNPLDPGDIVWNTILIDESQIKNFMGNPDGSTDSPATGSATFSYDASTNELSYEITYSGLTADLTNIHIHGPANAGTSNMAHIFDVFSGEQDVIDSGVDRRNATVTGVVNLTSHTHGGNNPTPTLAEALEALTTGQAYVNVHTTAFPMGEIRGNVPVAVPAEDPFFDLGVINATTLRFSPTTTSGVDTVRYFLNGVELTDGNGPGREVTWQATTGDHTLVAIPSDGQNDGPAMTFKFSVRADPGETRLAEWQQLANSPYAQFEGQGIDAGGKLYLFGGFINGGLQVTDRFAVYDPATDTWTDLADVPLQLTHANHVVDGDNIYVLGGYVGTHPGGSTDAVWVYNIPTDTWSAGPSLPEDRAGAGAAILGRTLYYFGGATRTQGSVASTVDHGDVWTLDLGATDSTGDDAASWTTGTVADMPEPRNHMAGVSLNGFLYAIGGQIGEDEFNGNSESVHRYDPNTDTWTSVADLPIKIGHITASTFTANGRIFVVTGVTQNSVSTDTFFMYDPTTDTWTSLPPAPVASQSPIVAHIDGKIYLTGGDDSPGGISNKTYVLDLNESWFNLPSMPAAMGEVAAGIIGDTLYIVGESNNSTLAYNIATGTWSGLNDLAQRPFIGHHHAAEVIDGKLYLFGGLGGGSNGKVQIYDPVADSWTTGTDIPFATGSASSALIDGKVYLASGIIGSSTTQQAAVYDPVLDSWTSIANIPDDANHAAAATDGSKFYVFGGRTGGNVVGDGFNTVQVYDPNTNTWESSSNPGSFLTPMPEARGGTGKAVFLNGEFYVFGGETLTSAAADANGVYDRVDIYNPVTNTWRSGTPIPTARHGIFPLEHAGVIYLAGGGTQAGFSASNLLEAYYVDVL; this is translated from the coding sequence ATGAGCGGAGAACGAGACACCCCCCGGCCGACCACGCCCGCGCCCCACGCGGCGCTGGACCCCGCGCTGGGCGGGCTGACCCGCCGGCGGATGCGGCGTGATCAGCGGCAAGCCAAACCCTCGCCCGCCTCGACCCTGCAGTCGCTCGAGCCCCGGCTGCTGTTGGCGGGTGATGTGGTGTACGCACTCAACGCCGGCGGGATCGCCTTCACCGACGCCAACGGCGTGGCCTGGGTCAACGACACGACCTTCACCAACGAGGCGGCCGCGGACAGCCAGCCGTACACCTCGACCGACACCATCAACCTCACCGACGCTTCGGTGCCGGCCAATACCGACGAGCAGATCTTCCAGAGCGAGCGGTGGGACAACGACGCCGGCGCGGAGATGCTCTACAGCCTCGCAGTGGACAACGGCGAGTACGAGATCGGGCTCTACTTCGCCGACATCTACTCGGGCACACAGGGCGTGGGGCAGCGCGTGTTCGACGTGCAGCTCGAAGGCAACACGGTCCTGGACGACTACGACATCTTTGCCGACGTCGGGGGATATACCGGCGTCGTGAAGACCTTCAATGTCGAGGTGCTCGACGGCACGCTCAACATCGAGTTTATCCACGAAGTCGAGAACCCCGCGGTCAAGGCGATCCTGGTCCGCACCGTGGGCGATCCCACACCCGACCCGATCGCGCCGGTGCTCGACCTGAACGGTGCGGAGGCCGGGACCGAGGCGTCCGCCACGTTCACGGGCGGGTTGCCGGTGAATGCCACCGCGGCCGACGCGCTGCTGACCGACGCCGACTCGGCCACGCTCACGTCGCTCACCGTTACGCTGGGCAACACGCCCGACGGCGGCGCGGAGTTTCTGCTGGCCAGCACGGTCGGCACGGGCCTGACCTCGACCTACGACTTCGGCAGCCGCACCCTGTCTATCGCCGGCTCGGGCAGCGTGGCCGACTACCAGACGGCGCTGCGCACCGTCGCCTACTTCAACACCGCGACCAACCCCGACACAACCCCGCGCACGCTCACGTTCGTCGCTAACGACGGCGCGGTGTCCAGCACTCCCGCGACGGCGACCATCGACTTCGACCTGCCCGCGCCCGACCCGGTAGCGCCCGAGCTCGACCTCAACGGCAGCGACTCGGGGGTCAACACCACGGCCACGTTTAGTGTGGGCCAGGGCCCGGTTTCGATCGTGCCCGCCGAGGCGACGCTGACCGACGCCGACTCGTCCACGCTTTCTTCGCTGACCGTCACCCTGGACAGCATCCCCGACGGCGCGGACGAATCGCTCGCCGCCGATACCACCGGGACCGCCCTTTCGGCGACGTACACGGCCGGCACCGGTGTGCTGAGCATCACGGGCACGGCGTCCGTGGCCGACTACCAGGCGGTATTGCGCACGGTCACCTACGACAACGCCGCAGCAGAGCCCAACCCGTTGACGCGGACGGCGGTGTTCGTCGCCAACGACGGCGTCATGACCAGCAGCTCCGCCAGCTCGATCGTCCTGATCCAGCCCCCCGACGGCGAGCCCGGCCAACTCGTCTACGCGATCAACGCCGGCGGCTCCGCCCTGACCGACCCGAACGGCATCGATTGGTCCACCGACCAAGGCTTCACCAACGACCTCGCCGCGATCAGCTACGGCTACATCACCGGCAGCAGCATCGACCTGTCCGACCCCTCGGTCCCCACCAACACCACCGATCAGATCTTCAAGTCCGAACGCTGGGACTTCATCGGCGGCGACGAGATGTCGTTCGACCTGAACGTCGACAACGGCAGCTACCAAGTCGACCTGTACTTCGCCGACATCTATTCCGGTACGCAGGGCGTGGGTCTGCGCGTGTTCGACGTGCAGCTTGAAGGCGTCACCGTACTCGACGACTACGACATCTTTGCCGACGTCGGCGGGTATGCCGGGGTGGTCAAGAGCTTCGACATCGCGGTGGTGGATGGCGTGATCGACATCGACTTCCTCCGCGGCGTGGAGAACCCCGCGATCAAGGGCATCGTGGTGCGGACGGCCGAGCCGATCGTGCCCGACCCGATCGCGCCGGTGCTCGATCTCGACGCGGTCGCGGGCGGCACGGGATATACCGCCGAGTTCCTCGCGGGTGACGGCCCGGTGAATATCGCGGCGGCCGATGCCACGCTGAGCGACGCCGACTCGGCGGTGATCGAATCAATCACGGTCGTCCTGGCCAGCACGCCCGATGGCGCTTCGGAACGCCTCGATGCCGACGTAACCGGCACGGGGATCAGCAAGGCGTTTGCGGGCGGCACGCTGAGCCTGACCGGCGTGGCGACCGTGGCCGAGTACCAGGCCGTGCTCCGCACCGTGACCTACGACAACCTCGCGTCCGAACCCGACCTGACGCCGCGGACGGTCAACTTCGTCGCCAACGACGGGCAGCTCGACAGCAATACCGCCAGCGCGACGGTCAACCTCACGCCCAACAACCAGCCCCAGCCCGGCACGCTGGTGTCGAACGTGATCAGCACGCTGGACTTCAACAACGCCCAGACCGGCGTGGTCGAACGCATCACCGTCACCCTCACCCACCCGGGCGATGCGATCGACGACCCCGTCGTCGTCACCGGCACCAACATCACCGGGATCAACGCCGCCGACTTCGGCGACCTGTTCGCCAGCACCTACGGCAGCTCGGTCACCATGAACCCCGGCGAGAGCATCGACCTGACCTTCTACGTCCTGCCCGGCAGCACGGGCGCGAAGTTCGCCAGCGTCGAGATCCTGCACTCGGGCACCAACACGCTGAGCTTCGGCCTCGAGGCCAACGCGGTTGATCCCGTCGCGGTCGGCTTCGGGACGACGACCGTGAACGGGCTCGACGCGACCTCGCCCACCACCCTGCAGTGGGGCCCGGACAACCGCCTCTACGTCGGCACGCTCGACGGGCTGATCCACGCCTACACCATCACCCGCAACGGCGCGAACGACTACGCCGTCACCGACAGCGAGACGATCACCCTCGTCCAAGAGATACCCAACCACGAAGACGACGGCACGCTCAACCCCAGCGTGGACACCCGCCTGATCACCGGCATCAAAGTCGTCGGCACCGCGAGCGACCCGGTGATCTACGTCACCTCCAGCGACCCGCGCCTGACCAACGGCACCAACTCCAGCATCGATACCAACTCCGGCATCGTCAGCAAACTCACGCAGAATCCGGATGACTCGTGGAGCAAGGTCGACCTGGTCCGCGGGCTGCCGCGCTCCACCGTGGACCACGCGCCCCACGGCCTGCAGCTGATCGAAGACTCCAACACGCTGCTCGTCGCCGTCGGCGGCCTGACCAATGCCGGCGCACCTGCGGAGTTCTTCGGCAACCTGCCCGAGTACGCCCTGTCCGCTGCGATCCTCAGCCTCGACCTCGACGCGATCGAAGCCCTGCCCACGCAGACCGACGCCAACGGCCAGCAGTTCAAACACAACCTGCCCACGCTCGACGACGAAGACCGCGCCACCAATAACGACGCGAACGACCCCTTCGGCGGCAACGCGGGCAAGAACCAGGCGATCCTCGAAGAGAACGGCCTGGTCGACATCTTCGCCTCGGGTCTGCGCAACCCCTACGACTTTGTGTTCACTCAGTTCGGACAGGTGTACGTCGCCGATAACGGGCCGAACTCTTCGATCGGCGACGTCCCGATTCTCGACCCCAACGGCCTGCCCACCAACCAGCCCAACCCCGGCGGCACCACCGCCATGGACGCGCTGCACCTGGTGACCGAGGGCTCGTACTCCGGCCACCCCAACCCGACCCGGGCCAACACCAACAACACCTTCAACCCCACCAACCCCCAGTCGCCGGTCTACAACGGCTACACCGAGGCCTTCGACTATCAGGAGAACGGCTCGGACGGCGCGCTGGCCCTCTTCGACACCTCGACCAACGGCATCGTCGAGTACACCGCCAGCGGCTTCGACGGCGCACTCAACGGCGACCTGCTCACCGTCTCCATCGACGGCAAGCTGACCCGACTCAAGCTCTCGCCCGACGGCACCACCGTGATCAGCAGCGAGGTGCTGTTCAACAGCGTGGGCAACTACCCCCTCGACGTGACCGCGGTGGGTGACGGCCACCCGTTTGCCGGAACCATCTGGGTCGCCGACCTCTTCGGCGGAACCCAGGAAACCATCCGCGTCTACGAACCCGACGCTGGCAGCGGCCAGGGCACCCCCGACGACCTCGACGGCGACGGCTACTCCAACGACGACGAGATCGACAACGGCACCAACCCCAACTCCGCCGGCGACACCCCGCCGGACAACGACACCGACTTCGTCTCCGACCTCAACGACCCCGACGACGACAACGACACCATCGACGACGTCAACGACCCGTTCCAGGTCGACGACACCAACGGCAACAACACCGACGCGCCCTACCTCCTGAGCTTCGACAACGACGACCTCAACCGCGGCGGCCTGCTCGACCTGGGCTTCACCGGCGTGATGGCCAACGGCTCGACCAGCTACCTCGACCAGTTCGACTTCGCCAACCTCACCGCAGGCTCGGCCGCGGGCGTGCTGACCATCGACGCCGTCGACGCCGGTACCGCCCTGGGCAACGCCAACACGCAGAACAACGCGTTCCAGTTCGGCATCAACCTCAACGCCGACTCGTCCCCCGTCACCATCCAGACCAACATCAACTCGGTCTTCGACAACGCCACGCCCGTTGCCGGTCAGCGCGCCGGGCTCTACTTCGGCACCGGCGATCAGGACAACTACATCGCGGTGTTCATCGAGGGCGACGGCACCATCAACACCGTCACCGAGGTCAACGGCGTCGCCACCCTCGGCACGCCCGTCAACGTCGGCAACAACTTCACCAACCTCAACCTGTACCTCACCGTCGACCCCGACACGCTGACCGTCCAGGCCGCGTACTCCTACGGCACCGGCGCGATCACCGACATCCCCGGCACGCTCGCCTTCCCCGCGAGTTGGCTGACCGCCACCACCGCCCCGGCCGTGGGCGTCATCGCGACCACCGGCGGAGCCGAGGCCTACTCGGTCACCTACGACTTCATCCGCGTCGACCCCGCCACGATCGACGACGGCCAGGCCCCGTTCAACAACACGCCCCACCTCGCCAACCAGCGTGTCGAGGCCGAGCACTTCGACCTCGGCGGCAACGGCATCGCCTACCTCGACCTCACCGCGTTCAACGAAGGTCCGGCAAACACCCGGCCCGGCGAGTTCGTGGATATCGAACCCACCACCGACACCGACGGCGGCGTGAACGTCGGCTGGATCGAAGCGGGCGAATGGCTCGAGTACACCTTCGACCTCGAAAACGCCGGCACCTACAGCGCCGACTTCCGCGTCGCCATGGAGAGCGGCACCGGCAGCACGTTCCACCTGGAGATCAACGGCCAGAACATCTCCGGCCCGATCGACCTGCCCGTCACCGGCGGCTGGCAGAACTGGCAGACCGTGACCGCCAACGACCTGCAGCTCGAAGCCGGCCCGATGGTCCTGCGGGTCGTGTTCGACACGCCCAGCCTCGGCCGATTCGTGGGCAACCTCAACTGGCTGCAACTGAACTACGAAGCTCCTTCGGAAGGCAACCCGCCGACGGTGAACGCCGGCGTCGATGCCGCTTTCGCCGGCCCCAGTGGCACCGCCGCCCTGGACGGCACCGTCACCGACGACAGCACCAACAACGTGCCGCTCCGCACCTACTGGAACCTGGTCACCGGGCCCGCGGCCGTCACCTTCGACGACCCCTACGCCGTGGACACCAACGCCAACTTCACCGCGCCGGGCGTGTACATCCTGCGCCTCTCGGCGGACAACGGCATCGGCGGCGTGATCAGCGACGACATTCGCGTCACGGTCAACCCGCAGAACAGCGGCATCGTCTACGAACTCGATGTGCTCAACGAAGCCGACAGCAGCACCCTCGGCACCCTCGCGACCAATCCGCTCGACCCCGGCGACATCGTGTGGAACACCATCCTCATCGACGAGTCGCAGATCAAGAACTTCATGGGCAACCCCGATGGCTCGACCGACAGCCCCGCCACCGGCAGCGCCACGTTCTCATACGACGCCTCGACCAACGAGCTGTCTTACGAGATCACCTATTCCGGCCTCACTGCCGACCTGACCAACATCCACATCCACGGCCCCGCCAACGCCGGCACCAGCAACATGGCCCACATCTTCGATGTGTTCTCCGGCGAGCAGGACGTGATCGACTCGGGTGTCGACCGACGCAACGCCACCGTCACCGGCGTGGTCAACCTCACCAGCCACACCCACGGCGGCAACAACCCCACGCCCACGCTGGCCGAGGCGCTCGAAGCGCTCACCACCGGCCAGGCCTACGTCAACGTCCACACCACCGCCTTCCCCATGGGCGAGATCCGCGGCAACGTGCCCGTGGCGGTGCCCGCCGAGGACCCGTTCTTCGATCTGGGTGTGATCAACGCCACGACGCTCCGCTTCTCGCCGACCACGACCAGCGGTGTGGACACGGTCCGCTACTTCCTCAACGGCGTCGAGCTCACCGACGGCAACGGGCCCGGCCGTGAGGTGACCTGGCAGGCCACCACCGGCGACCACACGCTGGTGGCCATCCCGAGCGACGGGCAGAACGACGGCCCGGCGATGACCTTCAAGTTCTCGGTCCGTGCCGACCCCGGCGAGACGCGTCTCGCCGAATGGCAACAACTCGCCAACTCGCCCTACGCCCAGTTTGAAGGCCAGGGCATCGACGCGGGTGGCAAGCTGTATCTCTTCGGCGGCTTCATCAATGGCGGGCTTCAGGTCACCGATCGTTTCGCGGTCTACGACCCCGCCACCGATACGTGGACCGACCTCGCCGACGTGCCGCTGCAGCTGACCCACGCCAACCACGTCGTGGACGGCGACAACATCTACGTGCTTGGCGGCTACGTCGGCACGCACCCGGGCGGCAGCACCGATGCGGTCTGGGTCTACAACATCCCGACCGACACCTGGTCCGCCGGGCCGTCGCTGCCCGAAGACCGCGCCGGCGCCGGCGCCGCCATCCTTGGCCGCACGCTCTACTACTTCGGCGGGGCCACCCGCACCCAGGGCAGCGTCGCCAGCACCGTCGACCACGGCGACGTCTGGACGCTCGACCTCGGCGCCACCGACAGCACCGGCGACGACGCGGCGAGCTGGACCACCGGCACCGTCGCCGACATGCCCGAGCCGCGCAACCACATGGCCGGCGTCTCGCTCAACGGCTTCCTCTACGCCATCGGCGGCCAGATCGGCGAAGACGAGTTCAACGGCAACTCCGAAAGCGTCCACCGCTACGACCCGAACACCGACACGTGGACCAGCGTGGCCGACCTTCCGATCAAGATCGGACACATCACCGCCTCGACCTTCACCGCCAACGGCCGCATCTTCGTGGTCACCGGCGTGACGCAGAACTCGGTGTCCACCGACACATTCTTCATGTACGACCCGACGACCGACACGTGGACCTCGCTGCCGCCCGCCCCGGTCGCCTCGCAGTCGCCGATCGTCGCGCACATCGACGGCAAGATCTACCTCACCGGCGGCGACGACTCGCCCGGCGGCATCTCCAACAAGACCTACGTCCTGGACCTCAACGAGTCCTGGTTCAACCTACCGTCCATGCCCGCCGCCATGGGTGAAGTCGCCGCTGGCATCATCGGCGACACGCTCTACATTGTCGGCGAAAGCAACAATTCCACGCTGGCCTACAACATCGCCACCGGCACATGGTCCGGGCTCAACGACCTGGCCCAGCGTCCGTTCATCGGCCACCACCACGCCGCCGAGGTGATCGACGGCAAGCTCTACCTCTTCGGCGGGCTCGGCGGCGGCAGCAACGGCAAGGTCCAGATCTACGACCCCGTCGCCGACTCATGGACCACCGGCACCGACATCCCGTTTGCCACCGGCTCGGCCTCGTCCGCGCTGATCGACGGCAAGGTCTACCTCGCCAGCGGCATCATCGGCAGCTCGACCACCCAGCAGGCCGCGGTCTACGACCCCGTGCTGGATTCGTGGACGTCGATCGCCAACATCCCCGACGACGCCAACCACGCCGCCGCCGCGACCGACGGCAGCAAGTTCTACGTCTTCGGCGGCCGCACCGGCGGCAACGTCGTGGGCGACGGCTTCAACACCGTCCAGGTCTACGACCCCAACACCAACACCTGGGAGTCCAGCAGCAACCCCGGCTCGTTCCTGACGCCGATGCCCGAAGCCCGCGGCGGCACGGGCAAGGCCGTGTTCCTCAACGGCGAGTTCTACGTCTTCGGCGGCGAGACCCTCACCAGCGCCGCTGCCGACGCCAACGGCGTCTACGACCGTGTGGATATCTACAACCCCGTCACCAACACCTGGCGCAGCGGCACGCCGATCCCCACCGCCCGCCACGGCATCTTCCCGCTCGAACACGCCGGGGTGATCTACCTCGCCGGCGGCGGCACCCAGGCGGGCTTCTCCGCCTCGAACCTGCTCGAGGCGTACTACGTAGACGTGCTCTGA
- a CDS encoding inorganic pyrophosphatase, which yields MAHRGNHPPNAFPPPFYRWRPHPWHGLEPGRNPPEYMQAYIEITPFDLVKYESSKTTGYLRVDRPQRSSSQPPALYGFIPRTYCGDRVTSLSPKAKVGDGDPLDVCVISERPINRADILVNTHVIGGLQCVDGDEADDKIVAVIENDNMYADVDDINDLPSVLIERLRHYFGTYKMVPGGESEMSVEMTYGHEHAMKVIEASLADYQEAFGQ from the coding sequence ATGGCTCACCGCGGCAACCATCCCCCCAACGCCTTCCCCCCGCCGTTCTACCGCTGGCGGCCCCACCCCTGGCACGGCCTCGAACCCGGGCGTAACCCCCCCGAGTACATGCAGGCCTACATCGAGATCACGCCGTTCGACCTCGTGAAGTACGAGAGCAGCAAGACCACCGGCTACCTCCGCGTCGACCGCCCGCAGCGCAGCAGCTCCCAGCCGCCCGCGCTGTACGGCTTCATCCCGCGCACCTACTGCGGCGACCGCGTCACCTCGCTCTCGCCCAAAGCCAAGGTCGGCGACGGCGACCCGCTGGACGTCTGCGTCATCAGCGAACGCCCGATCAACCGGGCCGACATCCTCGTGAACACCCACGTCATCGGCGGGCTGCAGTGTGTCGATGGCGACGAGGCGGACGACAAGATCGTCGCGGTCATCGAAAACGACAACATGTACGCCGACGTGGACGACATCAACGACCTGCCTTCGGTGCTCATCGAACGGCTGCGTCACTACTTCGGCACCTACAAGATGGTGCCCGGCGGCGAGTCGGAGATGTCGGTCGAGATGACCTATGGCCACGAACACGCGATGAAGGTGATCGAGGCGTCGTTGGCCGATTACCAGGAAGCGTTCGGTCAATAA